One Alligator mississippiensis isolate rAllMis1 chromosome 1, rAllMis1, whole genome shotgun sequence genomic window carries:
- the ZFP36L2 gene encoding mRNA decay activator protein ZFP36L2 isoform X1 gives MSAALLSAFYDIDFLYKQTEKSLSSMLDKKAVGTPVATPGSSFAPGFLRRHSTSNLPALAAPSSKFPGSSGSSSPSSSSSSSSFGSLKEAGSGGGSPTALLNKENKFRDRSFSETGERSQHLMQQLQQQQQGGKGGGGAPINSTRYKTELCRPFEESGACKYGEKCQFAHGFHELRSLTRHPKYKTELCRTFHTIGFCPYGPRCHFIHNADERRPAPQPAPPANAAQPPAQSGSGSTGDLRAAFAPRDPAASAASFPRGAERPKLHHSLSFSGFSAPHHHHHHQQQQPAGPPPAGNGLLEGSRTPPPAYCEELLPPACANNAFAFSGQELGSLIAPLALHTHNFAAAVAAAAYYRCQHQAAPPPPPPPGPAGSCPCPAPPASPPFSFQPLRRRLPDSPVFDAPPSPPDSLGSDRDSYLSGSLSSGSLSGSESPSLDSGRRLPIFSRLSISDD, from the exons ATGTCTGCGGCGCTGCTGTCCGCCTTCTACGACATCGACTTCTTGTACAAG CAGACGGAGAAGTCGCTGAGCAGCATGCTGGACAAGAAGGCGGTGGGGACGCCCGTGGCGACGCCGGGCTCCAGCTTCGCGCCGGGCTTCCTGCGGCGGCACTCTACCAGCAACCTGCCGGCCCTGGCCGCGCCGTCCTCCAAGTTCCCCGGCTCGTCGGGCTCCAGCTCGCcgtcctcctcctcgtcctcgtcGTCCTTCGGCAGCCTGAAGGAGGCGGGCTCGGGCGGCGGGAGCCCCACGGCGCTACTCAACAAGGAGAACAAGTTTCGGGACCGCTCGTTCAGCGAGACGGGCGAGCGCAGCCAGCACCtcatgcagcagctccagcagcagcagcagggcgggaaggggggcgggggggcgcccATCAACTCCACGCGCTACAAGACGGAGCTGTGCCGCCCCTTCGAGGAGAGCGGCGCCTGCAAGTACGGCGAGAAGTGCCAGTTCGCGCACGGCTTCCACGAGCTGCGCAGCCTCACGCGCCACCCCAAGTACAAGACGGAGCTGTGCCGCACCTTCCACACCATCGGCTTCTGTCCCTACGGCCCACGCTGCCACTTCATCCACAACGCGGACgagcgccgccccgcgccgcagCCCGCGCCCCCCGCCAACGCCGCCCAGCCGCCCGCCCAGTCCGGCAGCGGCAGCACGGGCGACCTGCGCGCAGCCTTCGCTCCCCGCGACCCTGCCGCCAGCGCCGCTTCCTTCCCGCGCGGCGCCGAGCGGCCCAAGCTGCACCACAGCCTCAGCTTCTCCGGCTTCTCGGCgccgcaccaccaccaccaccaccagcagcagcagccggcgGGGCCGCCGCCCGCGGGCAACGGGCTGCTGGAGGGGTCGCGCACGCCGCCGCCCGCCTACTGTGAGGAGCTGCTGCCGCCCGCCTGCGCCAACAACGCCTTCGCCTTCTcgggccaggagctgggcagcCTCATCGCGCCGCTGGCGCTGCACACGCACAACTTCGCGGCGGCGGTGGCGGCCGCCGCCTACTACCGCTGCCAGCACCaagccgcgccgccgccgccgcctccccccggGCCCGCGGGCAGCTGCCCATGCCCGGCGCCGCCCGCCTCGCCGCCCTTCAGCTTCCAgccgctgcgccgccgcctgcccGACTCGCCCGTCTTCGACGCGCCGCCCAGCCCCCCGGACTCGCTCGGCTCCGACCGCGACAGCTACCTGAGCGGCTCGCTCAGCTCCGGCAGCCTCAGCGGCTCCGAGTCGCCCAGCCTGGACTCCGGCAGGCGCCTGCCCATCTTCAGCCGCCTCTCTATCTCCGACgactga
- the ZFP36L2 gene encoding mRNA decay activator protein ZFP36L2 isoform X2 codes for MSAALLSAFYDIDFLYKTEKSLSSMLDKKAVGTPVATPGSSFAPGFLRRHSTSNLPALAAPSSKFPGSSGSSSPSSSSSSSSFGSLKEAGSGGGSPTALLNKENKFRDRSFSETGERSQHLMQQLQQQQQGGKGGGGAPINSTRYKTELCRPFEESGACKYGEKCQFAHGFHELRSLTRHPKYKTELCRTFHTIGFCPYGPRCHFIHNADERRPAPQPAPPANAAQPPAQSGSGSTGDLRAAFAPRDPAASAASFPRGAERPKLHHSLSFSGFSAPHHHHHHQQQQPAGPPPAGNGLLEGSRTPPPAYCEELLPPACANNAFAFSGQELGSLIAPLALHTHNFAAAVAAAAYYRCQHQAAPPPPPPPGPAGSCPCPAPPASPPFSFQPLRRRLPDSPVFDAPPSPPDSLGSDRDSYLSGSLSSGSLSGSESPSLDSGRRLPIFSRLSISDD; via the exons ATGTCTGCGGCGCTGCTGTCCGCCTTCTACGACATCGACTTCTTGTACAAG ACGGAGAAGTCGCTGAGCAGCATGCTGGACAAGAAGGCGGTGGGGACGCCCGTGGCGACGCCGGGCTCCAGCTTCGCGCCGGGCTTCCTGCGGCGGCACTCTACCAGCAACCTGCCGGCCCTGGCCGCGCCGTCCTCCAAGTTCCCCGGCTCGTCGGGCTCCAGCTCGCcgtcctcctcctcgtcctcgtcGTCCTTCGGCAGCCTGAAGGAGGCGGGCTCGGGCGGCGGGAGCCCCACGGCGCTACTCAACAAGGAGAACAAGTTTCGGGACCGCTCGTTCAGCGAGACGGGCGAGCGCAGCCAGCACCtcatgcagcagctccagcagcagcagcagggcgggaaggggggcgggggggcgcccATCAACTCCACGCGCTACAAGACGGAGCTGTGCCGCCCCTTCGAGGAGAGCGGCGCCTGCAAGTACGGCGAGAAGTGCCAGTTCGCGCACGGCTTCCACGAGCTGCGCAGCCTCACGCGCCACCCCAAGTACAAGACGGAGCTGTGCCGCACCTTCCACACCATCGGCTTCTGTCCCTACGGCCCACGCTGCCACTTCATCCACAACGCGGACgagcgccgccccgcgccgcagCCCGCGCCCCCCGCCAACGCCGCCCAGCCGCCCGCCCAGTCCGGCAGCGGCAGCACGGGCGACCTGCGCGCAGCCTTCGCTCCCCGCGACCCTGCCGCCAGCGCCGCTTCCTTCCCGCGCGGCGCCGAGCGGCCCAAGCTGCACCACAGCCTCAGCTTCTCCGGCTTCTCGGCgccgcaccaccaccaccaccaccagcagcagcagccggcgGGGCCGCCGCCCGCGGGCAACGGGCTGCTGGAGGGGTCGCGCACGCCGCCGCCCGCCTACTGTGAGGAGCTGCTGCCGCCCGCCTGCGCCAACAACGCCTTCGCCTTCTcgggccaggagctgggcagcCTCATCGCGCCGCTGGCGCTGCACACGCACAACTTCGCGGCGGCGGTGGCGGCCGCCGCCTACTACCGCTGCCAGCACCaagccgcgccgccgccgccgcctccccccggGCCCGCGGGCAGCTGCCCATGCCCGGCGCCGCCCGCCTCGCCGCCCTTCAGCTTCCAgccgctgcgccgccgcctgcccGACTCGCCCGTCTTCGACGCGCCGCCCAGCCCCCCGGACTCGCTCGGCTCCGACCGCGACAGCTACCTGAGCGGCTCGCTCAGCTCCGGCAGCCTCAGCGGCTCCGAGTCGCCCAGCCTGGACTCCGGCAGGCGCCTGCCCATCTTCAGCCGCCTCTCTATCTCCGACgactga